From Neofelis nebulosa isolate mNeoNeb1 chromosome 14, mNeoNeb1.pri, whole genome shotgun sequence:
CTATAAAAGGAGCCACAGAAGCTAAGTCGGCCTTGGACTGTGAAAAAGAATTGAATAATGGCAGAGCTAAGAAACTGGTATCCCACTTTCAATAGCAACAATTTTACAAACAAGAACAGGCAGcacaaaaattttaacaaaagttGTACCCAAATAACAAACCCAAAGCAGGAACTAAGACATCCCATGAAAGCTCCTCTAGGTTATTTCTAGAAACATTCTGAAAGTCAAATAAATCcctacaaacattaaaataaaactcaggTCTAATTATTCCCTCCAGGAAGTTTGCTTTTTCAGGTATGCTACACTTGAGGACTATTCCAACTGATGTTGGAATGATGAAAAGGAGTATGGATACAATTTTAGAAACAGCAACATGAAATGTACGTGATGTAACCCTAACAGCCTACTATATATATAAGAATTGGCAAGTATCATTATCAGGGGCAATAATGTTGAAGTTatcaaaatagcaaaaatgagATCTCCATctagaagcaaaacaaagaaacagacccCACTCCTCCTGGGCATGTGTAGGTCATTACAAATCCAAAGCCTATGTCGTGCCTCTTATAACACCAAATTCTGTGTCCAAAGAAATCCATAAAATGgcctaagaaaaaaattgtgtaatTGCCCCAGTTTGCCAAGAATTACTGGCAAAGGAGTGTTTCGTACTGTTCGAAACATCTGTAATTCAATATTGCAACCAAAAGCACGTTGGTAGCATAAGCACTAGGGTATTTCAATCAATACGCATTAATGCCTTGAAGACCATCTTTGCTTTGTTTAGGCACTTTGACTTTAACATTACCTCTTGAATGAGTCTTTCTTGCCTACCTTCAGAATCCCATAGTTGAATGGTCAAATTTGTGTCTCCATCTTCACCTGTCATAAGGTTTTTGTCACAGTCACCACTTGCAGCAGTTTAAGATCATCTAATTGCAAAAAGAGACGGCTGGAGTCTGGCCACTTAGCTCCTAACTAGATCTTCTGATGaccatttcttcattctttgtgaaaaatagtttttcagtCTTTGCTCTATTCAGAACACTGAGAAATGacttccttgcctctcccagaGTCATAAACCACAAAAGCAGGACGAAGGCAGGGAAATAACAAGTTTGCTAATCATTCTGAAAGTTTAAATAAATCACATATGCAGCAAAACCggttttaaaaaaagctacagaacattcttttcaagtgataGAACTTAGGTAACAATTGTTTTGCTGGACCAAAGTCCAGTAGGAGCATGACTATCAAGCTTTTCAAAATACAAAGGTAtctagtgaggggcgcctgggtggctcagtgggttaagtgtatgacttcagctcaggtcatgatctcacggtttgtgggtttaagccccacattgggctccttgctgacagctcagaacctggagcctgcttcagattgtctccctctctctgctcctcccctgctcatgctgtttctc
This genomic window contains:
- the SLC10A5 gene encoding LOW QUALITY PROTEIN: sodium/bile acid cotransporter 5 (The sequence of the model RefSeq protein was modified relative to this genomic sequence to represent the inferred CDS: inserted 9 bases in 7 codons; deleted 4 bases in 3 codons; substituted 3 bases at 3 genomic stop codons), coding for MAKPSIMRPGSIALTQTCYFPAFVLLLWFMTLGEARKSFLSVLNRAKTEKLFFTKNEEMVIRRSSXEXKWPDSSRLFLQLDDLKLLQVVTVTKTLXTGEDGDTNLTIQLWDSEGRQERLIQEVMLKSKCLNKAKMVFKALMRIDXNTLVLMLPTXAFGCNIELQMFRTVRNTPLPVILGKLGQLHNFFLRPFYGFLWTQNLVLXEARHGFGFVMTYTCPGGVGSXFFVLLLDGDLIFAILITSTLLPLIMILANSYIYSRLLGLSRTFHVAVSKIVSILLFIIPTSVGIVLKCSIPEKANFLEGIIRPXSFILMFVGIYLTFRMFLEXNLEELSWDVLVPALGLLFGYTFVKIFVLPVLVCKIVAIESGIXSFLALPLFNSFSQSKADLASVAPFIVVMYSGCEMLLIFLLYKAKKRCILIIEDKRKKKSPGQTSLLNSHSE